The Methylobacterium durans nucleotide sequence GACAACGGCCCCGACCCCCGCGGCCAGCCCGGTCCCGGCGGCATGGCGGCCGGCGGTCTCGGCGGCATGATGGGCGGCGGCGCGCAGCGTCCCCCGCAGCAGCGCCCGGTCCAGATCGGCCCGCAGGACTACCAGGTCTTCGAGCGGATCCTGGGTGACGTGCAGGACGCTTATTCCCGCGAGGACATGGTGACGCTGCGCAACATCGCGACGCCGGAGATGGCGGGCTACTTCGAGGAGGAGCTGCGCGCGAACGCCGCCCGCGGCATCGTCAACCGGATCTCGGACGTCAAGCTTCTGCAGGGCGACCTCGCGGAAGCCTGGGGCGAGGGTCAGGCCGAGTACGCCACGGTCGCGATGCGCTATGCGCTGAAGGACGTGAAGCTCGACCGGAACACGAACCGCGTCGTCGAGAACGAGCCGGCCGAAGCCACCGAGGTCTGGACCTTCGTGCGCGGCACGGGCCGTCCCTGGACGCTCTCGGCGATCCAGCAGACCGCCTGACGGCGTCGAGACGATTACTCCCGAT carries:
- a CDS encoding Tim44 domain-containing protein, producing MLTSTTRRKRTAALLALAAALTVAAPVVEARPGGGGSVGSRGSRTFNAPSATTTAPGTAAPIQRSQTQPGPGMSNPGMQAPNQGRRFGGGFFAGLLGAGLLGALIGGGFFGGLGGIASFLGLLLQVGLIVGLIVLAVRFFRRRQQPAGAGAPYARQGLDNGPDPRGQPGPGGMAAGGLGGMMGGGAQRPPQQRPVQIGPQDYQVFERILGDVQDAYSREDMVTLRNIATPEMAGYFEEELRANAARGIVNRISDVKLLQGDLAEAWGEGQAEYATVAMRYALKDVKLDRNTNRVVENEPAEATEVWTFVRGTGRPWTLSAIQQTA